One region of Hydrogenobaculum sp. Y04AAS1 genomic DNA includes:
- a CDS encoding MinD/ParA family protein, with protein sequence MMEGQLSHLKRAIDKGSNTRYIAVASGKGGVGKTLISINLAMIIRNIGKRVLIIDGDFGLSNVHIMLGLTPEKNLSDFINGKASIDEIVFKINNNVSFISSGNGIQELVNLSSKDITEILDRIHEYAENNFDIIIFDTPPGLHNETLIITSSSDIPIVISTPEPTAVADAYALIKVLNTSMMLKDFYILINKCSSKEEGLKIFNSINTVSQRFLDINLKYLGYITYNKNIIRKIVDQKPFDKTLTDELTQSLKNIPLDINVQSKQGFWSKLIERLKPT encoded by the coding sequence ATGATGGAAGGACAACTATCGCACCTGAAAAGGGCTATAGACAAAGGTTCAAATACAAGATATATAGCTGTAGCAAGCGGCAAAGGTGGTGTCGGCAAAACTCTTATAAGCATAAATCTTGCTATGATAATAAGAAACATTGGTAAAAGGGTGCTTATCATAGATGGAGATTTTGGTCTTTCAAACGTACATATTATGCTCGGGCTCACTCCAGAGAAAAACCTATCTGATTTTATAAACGGTAAAGCAAGTATAGATGAGATAGTTTTTAAAATAAACAACAACGTATCTTTTATATCCAGTGGAAACGGTATTCAAGAGCTTGTAAACTTATCTTCAAAAGATATAACAGAAATTCTTGATAGAATTCACGAATATGCTGAGAATAACTTTGATATCATTATTTTTGATACACCGCCAGGCCTTCACAACGAAACGCTTATTATTACATCGTCTTCTGATATACCGATTGTTATATCTACACCAGAGCCTACTGCTGTAGCAGATGCGTATGCTCTTATAAAGGTGTTAAACACATCTATGATGTTAAAAGATTTTTACATTTTGATAAACAAATGTAGTTCAAAGGAAGAAGGTTTAAAAATATTTAACAGTATAAACACCGTGTCTCAGCGCTTTTTAGATATAAATTTAAAATATTTAGGTTATATAACCTACAACAAAAATATTATAAGAAAAATAGTAGACCAAAAACCTTTTGATAAGACTCTGACAGATGAGCTTACCCAAAGCTTAAAAAACATTCCTCTAGACATAAATGTACAGTCTAAACAAGGTTTCTGGTCAAAACTTATAGAGAGGTTAAAACCTACGTGA
- a CDS encoding uracil-DNA glycosylase — protein MNSAFIYESIGFGKIYIDKKLSKSVKNDVGKNVYNKIQETLGSHKSTTSELLRQLKAFYETCKDCKKCKLSEQRTQVVFGDGNPDTGIMFVGEGPGADEDVEGKPFVGKAGKLLTQELERVGLLRQRDYYITNVVKCRPPGNRTPEEQEMITCSYILKEEMKLIKPKLVIALGRTAAVGLSGIKQISPTKVRGSFISANLKSPVLAPGTKIFVTYHPSYLLRNPNELKNFREDIIKIKSLVDSLR, from the coding sequence GTGAACAGCGCTTTTATATATGAAAGTATAGGTTTTGGCAAAATTTATATTGATAAAAAATTAAGCAAAAGTGTAAAAAATGATGTAGGTAAAAACGTTTACAATAAAATCCAAGAAACTTTAGGTAGTCATAAGTCTACCACGTCAGAACTGCTACGGCAGTTAAAAGCTTTTTATGAGACTTGTAAAGATTGTAAGAAATGCAAACTATCAGAGCAAAGGACTCAAGTAGTATTTGGTGATGGAAACCCTGATACTGGTATAATGTTTGTGGGAGAAGGACCTGGGGCTGATGAAGATGTTGAAGGTAAACCGTTTGTTGGAAAAGCTGGCAAACTTTTAACTCAGGAACTTGAAAGAGTGGGGCTTTTAAGACAAAGGGATTATTATATAACAAATGTTGTGAAATGTAGACCCCCAGGCAATAGAACCCCAGAAGAACAAGAGATGATAACGTGCTCTTATATACTAAAAGAAGAGATGAAGCTTATAAAACCAAAGCTTGTAATAGCCCTTGGAAGAACTGCGGCAGTTGGGCTTTCTGGTATAAAACAGATATCTCCCACCAAGGTAAGAGGGAGTTTCATATCGGCAAACTTAAAAAGTCCTGTTTTAGCACCGGGGACAAAAATATTTGTTACTTACCATCCTTCCTATCTTCTTAGGAACCCAAACGAACTTAAAAATTTTAGAGAAGATATTATAAAAATCAAAAGCCTTGTAGACAGCTTACGTTAG
- the flhA gene encoding flagellar biosynthesis protein FlhA: MQQSFVIVFFGIILAAILIPLPAFLLDILLAFAIGFSLVVLILVLNIRSPLELSSFPSILLIGTLLRLSLNIAAARRILLYGNEGPSAAGHIIEAFGRFVVGGDVVVGLIIFLIFIVINFVVITKGAERVSEVAARFTLDAMPGKQMSIDADLNAGLINEQEAKQRRKDLEKEAAFYGAMDGASKFIRGDVMAAIIILFLSIIGGLVVGIVIKGMDFQEAIKNYTLLTVGEGLVSQMPALILSVSAGILTTKSSTKEEELSSAIYMQFTKDPKVLLFGAIALAVIGVMPGLPKIPFFIMAIILGGLYFYIQQNLKTQKAVEIQRALEQEKAQKMAPQAQREEDFLPQPDPITLEVGYGLIPFVDESQGGDLTSRIKTIRRQIAAEYGVIIPLVHIRDNMKLSPNQYRILVRGVEEDSYEVMPGFLLAIDLGNVKEKLTEGKPTKDPSFHLPAFWITQEQKTKATKLGYMVVDISTVIITHLSEVIKRNLYIIIGRAEIIDLVEKLSQKYQKVIKDIIPEKVSYSVLHRVVQSLLKENVPVNDMVTIIETVGDYIDRVNDIELLVEFVRQKLSKHITKRFMKDNTLYVIAFSPRVETKLNSYIRENKEEEFLDLLINRLQRNISENMKKFAEFQAQPVLITSPNIRRFVRKALEGYLPQLNIIAYNEIDKQVNMKVLGVVDEN, encoded by the coding sequence ATGCAACAAAGTTTTGTCATAGTATTTTTTGGTATTATCTTAGCTGCTATACTTATACCTCTGCCAGCTTTTTTGCTTGATATTCTCCTTGCTTTTGCCATAGGCTTTTCGTTGGTAGTGCTTATTTTGGTGCTAAATATAAGATCTCCTTTAGAGCTTTCTTCGTTTCCTTCCATACTTTTGATAGGGACGTTGCTTAGGCTATCTTTAAACATAGCTGCAGCTCGTAGAATACTTCTTTACGGAAACGAAGGTCCTTCTGCTGCGGGACATATTATAGAAGCTTTTGGAAGGTTTGTAGTGGGGGGCGACGTGGTTGTAGGACTTATTATATTTCTTATTTTTATTGTTATAAACTTTGTGGTTATTACAAAGGGTGCTGAGAGAGTATCGGAGGTGGCAGCGAGGTTTACACTAGATGCCATGCCCGGTAAACAGATGAGTATAGATGCAGACTTAAACGCAGGGCTTATAAACGAACAAGAAGCAAAACAACGCAGAAAAGACTTAGAAAAAGAAGCGGCATTTTATGGTGCTATGGACGGTGCTTCTAAATTTATAAGAGGCGATGTGATGGCGGCCATTATCATACTCTTTTTAAGTATAATTGGCGGTTTAGTAGTAGGTATAGTGATAAAGGGTATGGATTTTCAGGAAGCAATAAAAAATTATACGCTACTCACTGTAGGCGAAGGTCTTGTATCCCAGATGCCAGCTTTAATACTATCTGTTTCTGCTGGTATACTTACTACAAAATCCTCCACAAAGGAAGAAGAGCTAAGTAGCGCTATATATATGCAGTTTACCAAGGATCCAAAAGTCCTTTTGTTTGGTGCTATAGCATTGGCTGTTATAGGTGTAATGCCAGGTTTACCAAAAATACCATTTTTTATAATGGCCATAATCCTTGGAGGTCTTTATTTTTATATTCAACAAAATCTTAAAACTCAAAAAGCTGTTGAAATACAAAGGGCTTTAGAGCAAGAGAAAGCGCAAAAAATGGCTCCTCAAGCTCAAAGAGAAGAAGACTTTTTACCACAACCAGATCCAATAACGTTGGAAGTAGGCTATGGGCTTATACCATTTGTGGATGAATCCCAAGGAGGAGACCTAACCTCTCGTATTAAAACTATAAGAAGGCAAATAGCTGCTGAGTACGGTGTAATTATACCGCTGGTGCATATAAGAGACAATATGAAGCTTTCACCGAACCAATATAGAATACTTGTAAGGGGTGTGGAAGAAGATTCCTACGAGGTGATGCCGGGGTTTTTGTTGGCTATAGATCTTGGCAATGTAAAAGAAAAACTCACAGAGGGAAAACCCACAAAAGATCCTTCTTTCCATCTTCCAGCTTTTTGGATAACACAAGAGCAAAAGACAAAAGCTACAAAGCTTGGGTATATGGTAGTGGACATATCCACCGTAATAATAACGCATCTTTCTGAGGTAATCAAACGAAACCTTTACATAATAATAGGAAGAGCAGAGATTATAGATTTGGTGGAAAAACTTTCTCAAAAGTATCAAAAGGTTATAAAAGATATAATACCTGAGAAAGTATCTTACTCTGTGCTTCATAGGGTTGTCCAGAGCCTTTTAAAAGAAAACGTACCGGTCAACGACATGGTAACTATAATAGAAACTGTGGGTGATTATATAGATAGAGTTAACGATATTGAGCTTTTAGTAGAGTTTGTAAGGCAAAAGCTTTCAAAGCATATAACAAAGCGTTTTATGAAAGATAACACTCTTTACGTGATTGCGTTTTCTCCTAGGGTTGAAACTAAACTAAACTCTTATATAAGAGAAAACAAAGAGGAGGAATTTTTAGATCTTTTGATAAACAGACTTCAAAGAAATATATCAGAGAATATGAAAAAGTTTGCAGAGTTTCAGGCTCAACCTGTGCTTATTACGTCACCTAACATAAGAAGGTTTGTGAGAAAAGCTTTAGAAGGATACTTGCCACAATTAAACATTATAGCTTATAATGAAATAGATAAACAGGTAAATATGAAGGTGCTTGGTGTGGTAGATGAAAATTAA
- a CDS encoding ATP-dependent Clp protease ATP-binding subunit — MFEKFTERARQIILQAREEALEFGHGYLGTEHLLLALLKEDDIPTLVLAKFNITPEKVKKAITSQMSRGNHTGEVLFAPDAKRVLEFAVEEARILHHQFVGTEHIFIGVVREKTGLGGRVLRGLGLDEYAVRRETLQILGELPTQETTKYVATPTLDRHSRDITSLAAEGKLDPVVGREKEIERTIQILARRRKNNPVLIGDPGVGKTAIVEGLAQRIVAKSVPESLINKRVVVLDIASIVAGTKYRGQFEEKLKTIIKELEKAVNVILFIDELHMIIGAGAAEGSVDASNMLKPALARGEIQIIGATTLDEYRKYIEKDGALERRFQPVLVEPPSVEESIEILKGLAPRFESFHNVKYEEEALKKAVELSNKYINDRYLPDKAIDVMDEAGALVKIRGSEMPEDLQKMLEQIKEIEQAKDQAAAEQDYEKAANLRDEEMRLRAKFETARLKWKQEQTINRSLVTVKDVASVVAKWTGVPVDKLYEDDLSKLMHIEEKLKERVIGQEEAIKAVAKAIRRSHVGLKGKHKPIGVFMFLGPTGVGKTETAKALAEYLFDTEDALIRFDMSEYMEKHTVSKLIGSPPGYVGYGEGGQLTEKVRRRPYSVILFDEIEKAHPDVFNIFLQIFDDGRLTDGSGRVVDFSNTIIIMTSNLGAKSIMQNTTLGFESKQNELDKKSMKKNIIEQVKKHFNPEFINRLDEMIVFEPLDEKDLEKILYLQTKEINKNLQDIGLSVEITKGFADWIISKEYKKEYGARSLRRAIQRHIEDMLAEKLINKELKDVVKVVIDVKNDTPYIKSKKKNTRDKKEVVTTK, encoded by the coding sequence ATGTTTGAGAAATTTACTGAAAGGGCTAGACAGATTATATTACAAGCAAGAGAAGAAGCTTTAGAGTTTGGTCATGGTTACCTTGGTACAGAGCACTTACTTTTGGCTCTTTTAAAAGAAGACGATATACCAACACTCGTGTTAGCTAAGTTTAACATTACACCTGAGAAGGTAAAAAAAGCCATTACAAGCCAAATGTCAAGGGGAAACCACACAGGAGAAGTATTGTTTGCTCCAGATGCCAAAAGGGTATTAGAGTTTGCCGTTGAGGAAGCAAGGATATTACATCATCAATTTGTTGGTACAGAACACATATTCATAGGTGTTGTAAGAGAAAAAACAGGTCTTGGTGGCAGAGTATTAAGAGGTTTGGGCCTTGATGAATACGCCGTAAGAAGAGAAACGCTTCAAATACTAGGAGAACTACCAACTCAAGAAACCACAAAATATGTGGCGACACCTACATTAGATAGACACAGCAGAGACATAACGTCTCTTGCTGCAGAAGGTAAGTTAGATCCAGTGGTGGGAAGAGAAAAAGAAATAGAGAGAACTATTCAGATATTGGCAAGAAGAAGAAAAAACAACCCTGTTTTGATAGGAGATCCTGGAGTAGGAAAAACCGCTATAGTAGAGGGCTTAGCACAGAGAATAGTAGCCAAGAGCGTACCAGAATCTTTGATAAACAAAAGAGTGGTAGTGCTTGATATAGCGTCTATAGTAGCTGGTACAAAGTATAGAGGTCAGTTTGAAGAAAAGCTAAAAACTATTATAAAAGAGTTAGAAAAAGCGGTTAATGTAATTCTATTCATAGACGAGCTTCATATGATTATAGGAGCTGGAGCAGCAGAGGGTTCTGTGGATGCCTCTAACATGCTAAAACCAGCTTTAGCAAGAGGTGAGATTCAAATAATAGGAGCTACTACGCTTGATGAATATAGAAAATACATAGAAAAAGACGGCGCTTTAGAAAGAAGATTTCAACCAGTGTTGGTAGAACCACCTTCTGTAGAAGAAAGTATCGAGATTTTAAAAGGATTAGCTCCAAGGTTTGAAAGCTTTCACAACGTTAAATACGAAGAAGAAGCTCTGAAGAAGGCAGTGGAGCTCTCTAACAAATACATAAACGACAGATACCTACCAGATAAAGCTATAGATGTAATGGATGAGGCTGGAGCTTTGGTAAAAATAAGAGGCTCCGAAATGCCAGAAGACCTTCAAAAAATGCTGGAGCAAATAAAAGAAATAGAACAAGCTAAAGATCAAGCTGCCGCTGAACAAGATTATGAAAAAGCTGCAAACCTAAGAGACGAAGAGATGAGATTAAGAGCTAAGTTTGAAACTGCAAGACTAAAATGGAAACAAGAACAAACCATAAATAGATCTTTAGTGACCGTAAAAGATGTTGCCTCTGTAGTAGCAAAATGGACTGGAGTACCGGTAGATAAACTCTATGAAGATGACCTATCAAAACTAATGCACATAGAAGAAAAACTAAAAGAGAGAGTAATAGGTCAAGAAGAAGCTATAAAAGCTGTAGCAAAAGCTATAAGGCGCTCACATGTAGGTTTAAAAGGTAAACACAAACCAATAGGGGTATTTATGTTCTTAGGTCCTACTGGTGTAGGTAAAACTGAAACTGCAAAAGCTTTGGCAGAATATCTTTTTGATACAGAAGATGCTCTCATAAGGTTTGATATGTCTGAATATATGGAGAAACACACGGTATCAAAGCTAATAGGTTCACCTCCTGGATACGTAGGCTATGGAGAAGGTGGCCAACTTACTGAAAAAGTAAGAAGAAGACCGTACTCTGTAATACTCTTTGACGAGATAGAAAAAGCTCATCCAGATGTATTCAATATATTCTTACAAATATTCGATGACGGAAGATTAACAGATGGCAGTGGAAGAGTGGTAGATTTCTCCAACACCATAATCATAATGACTTCGAACCTCGGAGCAAAATCTATAATGCAGAACACAACCTTGGGATTTGAAAGCAAACAAAACGAACTTGATAAAAAGAGTATGAAGAAAAACATAATAGAACAGGTGAAAAAACACTTCAACCCAGAATTTATCAACAGGTTAGATGAAATGATAGTGTTCGAACCTTTAGACGAAAAAGACTTAGAAAAGATATTGTATCTCCAAACCAAAGAGATAAACAAAAACCTACAAGATATAGGTCTTAGTGTAGAAATTACAAAAGGGTTTGCAGATTGGATAATCTCCAAAGAGTATAAGAAAGAATACGGGGCTAGAAGCTTAAGGAGAGCTATACAAAGACACATAGAAGATATGTTAGCAGAAAAGCTCATAAACAAAGAACTAAAAGATGTGGTAAAAGTAGTAATAGATGTGAAAAACGATACACCTTACATAAAGAGCAAGAAAAAGAATACCAGAGACAAGAAAGAGGTTGTAACCACCAAATGA
- the nth gene encoding endonuclease III produces the protein MDEKTLAKEVYQRLSKIYKNPKIDLEFDSPFELLIETVLAAQEKDEKVNSIRKSFFSKFKDPKAMKEAPLEEIKEAIKSISFYNKKAIAIKEIATILVDKYNSKVPDEEDELVKLPGVGKKTANMVLANAFKKPAIAVDRHVHRIVQRLGLDKNKDPDKTTEHLKSIVDKELWTTFYLLLLRHAKEVCTAKNPKCQECVLKDICESFGKIK, from the coding sequence ATGGATGAGAAAACGTTAGCAAAAGAGGTTTACCAGAGGCTTTCAAAAATATATAAAAACCCCAAAATAGACCTTGAGTTTGATAGCCCTTTTGAGCTTTTAATAGAGACAGTATTAGCAGCTCAAGAAAAAGACGAGAAGGTAAATAGCATAAGAAAGTCTTTCTTTTCTAAGTTTAAAGACCCAAAAGCTATGAAAGAAGCCCCGTTGGAAGAGATAAAAGAAGCGATAAAATCTATAAGCTTTTACAACAAAAAAGCCATCGCTATAAAAGAAATAGCCACTATTTTAGTAGATAAATACAATTCTAAGGTCCCAGACGAAGAAGATGAGCTTGTAAAACTTCCAGGTGTTGGTAAAAAAACCGCCAATATGGTGCTAGCAAACGCTTTTAAAAAACCTGCTATAGCTGTAGATAGACATGTGCATAGGATAGTTCAAAGGCTTGGTCTTGATAAAAACAAAGACCCAGATAAAACCACAGAGCATTTAAAATCTATTGTAGATAAGGAGCTTTGGACAACGTTTTATCTTCTTTTGTTAAGGCATGCAAAAGAAGTTTGTACTGCAAAAAATCCAAAATGCCAAGAATGTGTATTAAAAGATATCTGCGAAAGCTTTGGTAAGATAAAATGA
- a CDS encoding AAA family ATPase: MKIKKILVDSLQEAIELTKTMYGDKATIMSTKVVKTKKWLFFSTNKLEVTIGIADDEDFQSHFNKEKELYTEIEQIKTTLKDVVNVVKNVKQEPPQQMQTPKPQYQSNDDFSLRAMNLATRLISMGVEQDIAKKILEDSCGFDININRLDLKYEDDYESLKEGLSKNISLKTLDFSKSILSILALVGPTGVGKTTTIAKLAYMYKTQGFKTGVITLDSYRTGAVQQLQSYVNLLEMPLRVADTPQKLRECIGELSSLDIIFIDTAGRSQYDSIRLKELKHYLENVPSLEIALTVSTTTDERIILDSAKRFGELGIKSIIFTKLDETVYPGCIVNAAFKTNLPISFLTFGQKVPNDIEVATYDNIANILLRGTI; the protein is encoded by the coding sequence ATGAAAATTAAAAAGATTTTGGTAGACTCACTCCAAGAGGCTATAGAGCTAACGAAAACGATGTATGGAGATAAAGCTACCATTATGTCCACAAAAGTAGTAAAAACCAAGAAATGGTTATTTTTTTCTACAAACAAATTAGAGGTTACAATAGGCATAGCCGATGACGAGGATTTCCAATCACATTTTAACAAAGAAAAAGAATTATATACAGAGATAGAGCAAATAAAAACTACTTTAAAGGACGTGGTAAATGTTGTTAAGAATGTAAAACAAGAGCCTCCTCAACAAATGCAAACTCCTAAGCCACAATATCAATCAAACGATGACTTTTCACTAAGGGCTATGAATCTTGCTACTAGGCTCATAAGCATGGGTGTTGAGCAAGATATAGCTAAAAAAATCCTTGAAGATTCTTGTGGTTTTGATATAAATATAAATAGGCTTGATTTAAAATATGAAGATGATTACGAATCTTTAAAAGAAGGTTTATCTAAAAATATTTCTTTAAAAACCTTAGACTTTAGTAAAAGCATTTTAAGTATATTGGCTTTGGTAGGTCCTACTGGCGTTGGTAAAACCACTACCATAGCAAAGCTTGCATATATGTATAAGACGCAGGGTTTTAAAACTGGTGTTATAACACTTGATAGTTATAGAACAGGCGCTGTGCAACAGCTTCAGTCTTATGTAAATCTTTTAGAAATGCCTCTTAGAGTGGCAGATACGCCTCAAAAGCTTAGAGAATGTATAGGTGAGCTATCGAGCCTTGACATTATATTTATAGATACGGCTGGAAGAAGTCAATACGATTCTATAAGATTAAAAGAGCTAAAGCATTATTTGGAAAATGTCCCTTCCTTGGAGATAGCTCTTACGGTTAGTACCACTACCGATGAAAGAATAATATTAGACAGCGCTAAAAGGTTTGGAGAGCTTGGCATAAAAAGTATTATATTTACAAAACTTGATGAGACAGTTTATCCTGGATGTATAGTAAATGCAGCTTTTAAAACGAATCTTCCCATATCTTTTTTGACGTTCGGTCAGAAAGTACCAAACGATATAGAGGTTGCCACCTACGACAATATAGCTAATATTTTATTAAGAGGTACGATATGA
- a CDS encoding DUF3488 and transglutaminase-like domain-containing protein — translation MAKSLKVYSFLLILVYLSIAFSILSISLVSFSPIFFIGIALVVIGIFQDFKNKYLPRIVVNTIAVSSVILVFAVSFNITALFDFAKNIIITFLGIKSLEKKQPRDIYQILILETMGMGIVGVATTDIKFLAMLIIWVFLSIFIFLTTNIFKSLKDEILTKYHIKLISYAVGFISISTVVIGFFIFLAMPRIQSPLLNIGIGGISNTVGFSNTLSPSNATNVLENTSTVFRIFNIKGDINLKDAYFIGETLDYFNGISWTHKHRAKGPKILKGNLVSCDIMIEPSYDNILFGILFPYMVKIYKNPIKVYITSDNTIRTNKPITNRTVYRVWSYVTDSYRQNLVNMNRFLQLPQNIDPSIVKLAQFLKAQNKNPIEAVENYFKQENFKYSLSNKASNNFLYDFLFKYKAGNCEAYASSTALLLRLMGVPSRVIVGFHGAIYNKDGHYFFVTNSSAHSWVEAYYNGKWQTVDTTPTDYTQTIPKLSKARMFLDYINYLWDINVIYYSTARQKYLLESTAKNIKAIATHYTKYLVYAVVVLMVFYMAFNKILLMFSIDAMYKDICKRLKQSNMKYCTPENAPSFIKENGFKVFFDIYIKAKYSKYGIDKKEKKMAKIYYNNTIKAIKEFNSSINRQLSKDT, via the coding sequence ATGGCTAAAAGTTTAAAAGTTTACAGCTTTCTTTTAATACTGGTATATTTAAGCATAGCATTCTCAATACTATCTATAAGTTTAGTTAGTTTTAGCCCTATATTTTTTATAGGTATTGCTTTGGTTGTTATAGGCATTTTTCAGGATTTTAAAAACAAATATTTACCAAGAATCGTTGTAAATACAATTGCAGTTTCATCTGTGATTTTGGTTTTTGCAGTAAGCTTCAACATAACTGCACTTTTTGATTTTGCTAAAAACATAATAATAACGTTCTTAGGCATCAAATCCTTAGAGAAAAAGCAACCAAGAGACATATACCAAATACTTATATTGGAAACCATGGGTATGGGTATAGTAGGGGTTGCCACCACAGATATAAAGTTTTTAGCGATGCTAATAATTTGGGTTTTCTTGAGCATTTTTATATTCTTAACCACAAATATTTTTAAAAGCCTAAAAGACGAAATCTTAACAAAATATCATATAAAACTTATCAGCTACGCTGTAGGGTTTATATCTATAAGCACCGTAGTTATAGGATTTTTCATATTTCTTGCTATGCCAAGGATACAATCGCCTCTTTTAAACATAGGAATAGGGGGTATTTCAAATACAGTAGGATTTTCTAATACACTTTCTCCATCAAACGCCACCAATGTACTAGAAAACACCTCCACAGTTTTCAGAATATTTAACATAAAAGGAGATATAAATTTAAAGGATGCTTACTTCATAGGAGAAACCTTAGATTATTTCAACGGCATAAGTTGGACTCACAAACATAGAGCAAAGGGACCAAAGATTCTAAAAGGTAACCTTGTATCTTGCGATATCATGATAGAGCCAAGCTACGACAATATTCTTTTTGGTATCTTGTTTCCATACATGGTTAAAATCTATAAAAACCCTATAAAAGTTTATATAACAAGCGATAATACGATAAGAACAAATAAACCCATCACAAATAGAACTGTTTATAGGGTGTGGTCTTACGTAACAGATTCCTATAGACAAAACCTTGTAAATATGAACAGATTTTTACAACTGCCTCAAAACATAGACCCATCAATAGTAAAACTTGCACAATTCCTAAAAGCCCAAAACAAAAATCCCATAGAGGCTGTAGAAAACTATTTTAAGCAGGAAAACTTCAAATATTCTCTAAGTAACAAAGCTTCAAATAACTTTCTATACGATTTTTTATTTAAGTATAAGGCTGGAAACTGTGAAGCCTACGCTTCTTCAACTGCTCTTTTGCTTAGATTGATGGGTGTACCTTCAAGAGTGATAGTGGGTTTTCATGGGGCTATTTACAACAAAGATGGGCACTACTTTTTTGTAACAAACTCCTCAGCTCATTCATGGGTAGAAGCATACTACAACGGTAAATGGCAAACCGTGGATACAACCCCAACAGACTACACACAGACAATACCAAAATTAAGTAAAGCAAGGATGTTTCTTGATTATATAAACTACCTATGGGATATAAATGTAATATACTATTCTACCGCAAGGCAAAAGTATCTACTGGAAAGCACCGCTAAAAATATAAAAGCTATAGCTACTCATTATACAAAATATTTAGTTTATGCAGTGGTTGTTTTGATGGTTTTTTATATGGCTTTTAATAAAATATTACTAATGTTTAGCATAGATGCCATGTATAAAGATATATGCAAAAGGTTGAAACAGTCTAATATGAAATATTGCACACCAGAGAATGCACCAAGCTTCATAAAAGAAAACGGTTTTAAAGTCTTTTTTGATATTTATATAAAAGCTAAGTATTCAAAATACGGCATAGATAAAAAAGAGAAAAAAATGGCAAAAATATATTATAATAATACTATAAAGGCTATAAAAGAGTTTAACAGTTCTATTAATAGACAACTTAGCAAAGATACATAA
- a CDS encoding YbhB/YbcL family Raf kinase inhibitor-like protein, which produces MKTKLFVLFSFIAIAVFMTEQALAFELYSKDFKNGGYIPPLFSCLGKDISPELQWKNPPKDTKSFVLIMEDLDAPGGVFYHWSVYDIPQSVHELKEGTKEYLQGLNDFGNIGYGGPCPPPGKPHRYYFNLYALNISSLGLPKGATIKAIQEKIRSHILGSAFLFGLFKR; this is translated from the coding sequence ATGAAGACGAAGCTTTTTGTCTTATTTTCATTTATAGCTATAGCGGTTTTTATGACTGAGCAAGCGCTAGCTTTCGAACTTTATAGTAAAGATTTTAAAAACGGCGGTTATATTCCGCCGTTATTTTCTTGCCTTGGAAAAGACATATCTCCAGAATTACAATGGAAAAACCCTCCAAAAGATACAAAAAGCTTTGTGCTTATAATGGAAGATTTAGATGCACCTGGCGGTGTGTTTTACCATTGGAGCGTATACGATATACCACAAAGCGTTCATGAGTTAAAAGAAGGCACAAAAGAATATCTTCAAGGCCTAAACGATTTTGGTAATATAGGTTATGGGGGACCGTGTCCACCACCTGGAAAACCGCATAGGTACTACTTTAACCTTTACGCTTTAAATATAAGCTCTTTAGGATTACCAAAAGGAGCCACAATAAAAGCCATTCAAGAAAAGATAAGATCCCATATATTAGGAAGCGCTTTTCTTTTTGGGCTTTTCAAAAGATGA